The proteins below come from a single Bacteroidales bacterium genomic window:
- a CDS encoding ABC transporter ATP-binding protein, protein MIETINISKRYKKVQALKGITFEVNEGEIFGIIGPDGAGKTTLFRILTTLLLADEGTAIVDGLDVVKDYEEIRLRVGYMPGRFSLYQDLTVEENLNFYARIFNTTIQENYELVKDIYQHLEPFKGRRAGALSGGMKQKLALCCALIHRPTILFLDEPTTGIDPVSRKELWQMLRRLKDQRITIIVSTPYMDEASLCDRIALIQQGVFLKINTPANIVKDFEGTLWSVSADNMSKLLQDLRQHNGIITVYAFGDTHHITVDSKKITIDGIKADLESLGYNEIEVKEIEAGIEDCFMALVPRETNEN, encoded by the coding sequence ATGATTGAAACTATCAACATTTCAAAAAGATATAAAAAAGTTCAAGCTTTAAAAGGCATTACTTTCGAAGTTAACGAAGGAGAAATTTTCGGGATAATCGGTCCCGATGGTGCGGGTAAAACCACTCTGTTTCGTATTCTCACGACTTTGCTTCTCGCTGATGAAGGTACTGCAATCGTCGATGGCTTGGATGTTGTAAAAGATTACGAGGAAATTCGCTTACGTGTTGGATATATGCCGGGTAGATTTTCTTTATATCAGGATTTGACGGTAGAAGAGAATTTGAATTTTTACGCAAGGATTTTCAATACAACTATTCAAGAAAATTACGAATTGGTTAAAGACATTTATCAACATCTCGAACCTTTTAAAGGAAGGCGTGCCGGCGCTTTATCAGGCGGTATGAAACAAAAACTTGCATTATGCTGTGCCCTGATTCATCGTCCGACAATTTTGTTTTTAGACGAGCCTACAACCGGAATAGATCCTGTTTCAAGAAAAGAATTATGGCAAATGCTACGAAGATTGAAAGATCAAAGAATTACAATTATCGTATCAACACCTTACATGGACGAAGCGAGTTTATGTGATAGAATCGCACTAATTCAACAAGGAGTTTTTCTGAAAATAAATACGCCCGCAAATATTGTAAAAGATTTCGAAGGCACGCTTTGGAGTGTCTCCGCCGATAATATGTCAAAACTATTACAAGACCTGCGACAACACAATGGAATAATAACCGTGTATGCTTTCGGCGATACCCATCACATTACCGTTGATAGTAAGAAAATCACAATTGACGGAATAAAAGCAGATTTAGAAAGTTTAGGATATAACGAAATAGAGGTGAAAGAGATTGAAGCCGGAATTGAAGATTGCTTTATGGCACTTGTTCCGAGAGAGACAAATGAAAATTAA
- a CDS encoding ABC transporter permease, producing MKNRKIAAFGTFVRKEFLHIFRDMWTTLILLLLPILMTILIGFGISTEIKNASVAIMDTSQDVATQGIINKLSTSEYFNITHYVNTEEEIEDLFKRNKIGMAVIFSERFYENMLHTGEAQVLILADATDPNTASTLSTYASMLIASYQTDINKNLGNMPYQITPEIQLLYNPSMKGSYSTTPGVLGLVLILICAMMTSVSIVKEKQVGTMEILLVSPLKPMTIIVAKTIPYFTISFINLATILLLSYFALGVPIVGNFALLIGVCVLYIIVSLAFGLLISTVVSSQLVAMLISGLVLMMPVMMLSGLIFPVDNMPLVLQWVSHIVPAKWFIMAVKSVMIKGAGFKAIYVEFSILLGMAILLLTISIKKFKNRL from the coding sequence ATGAAAAACAGAAAAATAGCGGCGTTTGGAACCTTTGTACGAAAAGAATTTCTGCATATTTTCAGAGATATGTGGACTACGCTTATTTTGTTGTTACTACCAATTTTGATGACAATTCTTATCGGTTTCGGAATTTCAACTGAGATAAAAAATGCGTCGGTAGCAATAATGGATACTTCGCAGGATGTAGCAACTCAAGGCATAATCAACAAATTATCCACCAGCGAATATTTCAATATTACTCATTATGTTAATACGGAAGAAGAAATCGAAGATTTATTTAAGAGAAATAAAATAGGAATGGCTGTTATTTTCAGTGAAAGATTCTACGAAAATATGCTTCATACGGGAGAAGCGCAGGTTTTAATTCTTGCAGACGCAACCGACCCTAATACCGCCAGCACCCTAAGCACATACGCATCTATGTTAATCGCATCATATCAAACAGATATAAATAAAAACCTGGGAAATATGCCGTATCAAATTACTCCGGAAATACAATTGCTCTACAATCCGAGTATGAAAGGTTCCTACAGTACAACTCCGGGCGTATTGGGATTAGTATTAATTCTAATTTGTGCCATGATGACATCCGTTTCTATTGTAAAGGAAAAACAGGTAGGAACAATGGAAATACTATTGGTTTCGCCACTAAAACCAATGACCATTATTGTTGCAAAAACAATCCCCTACTTCACAATTTCATTCATCAATTTAGCAACAATTCTATTGCTGTCGTACTTTGCATTAGGAGTACCTATTGTCGGCAACTTTGCTTTATTAATCGGCGTTTGTGTATTATATATTATTGTGTCATTAGCTTTCGGATTGCTGATTTCTACCGTTGTTTCCTCACAATTAGTCGCCATGCTTATCTCAGGTTTAGTTTTGATGATGCCCGTTATGATGCTTTCCGGATTGATTTTTCCCGTTGATAATATGCCTTTGGTTTTACAATGGGTTTCGCATATTGTCCCCGCAAAATGGTTTATCATGGCAGTAAAAAGTGTAATGATTAAAGGCGCCGGATTCAAAGCAATTTACGTTGAGTTTTCAATCTTGCTTGGAATGGCGATTTTATTACTGACGATCAGTATTAAAAAATTTAAGAATCGATTATAA
- a CDS encoding ABC transporter permease, translating to MLKYLLEKEFKLFFRNKFLPNLVIFLPFIALAVFPLVANLDIRNLSVAVVDHDKSPYSRQLTDKILSSTYFKFSGSFDNYNNALESVENDKADLILEIPLNFEKNLVKDGNTQVFIAINAVDGVKGGMGSSYLTGIISDFNQNIQTEWIQPSSRLSIPQIDIRPVYLYNPTLQYIYFMIPAIIVMIMAMLCGFLPALNIVEEKENGTIEQINVTPVRKSTFILSKLIPYWIIGFVVINICIGVSWLFYGFLPKGSILTIYLFSIIFIFTFCGMGLVVSNYANTIQQAMFIMFFFITTFIFLSGLFTPFTNMPQWTQTLGVISPLKYIIEVTRMVYLKGAVFMEMIPQFVSLLVLAILFNGWAILSYKKRA from the coding sequence ATGTTAAAATATCTTTTAGAAAAGGAATTTAAGCTGTTTTTTCGAAACAAATTCTTGCCGAATCTTGTGATTTTCCTACCATTTATTGCATTGGCGGTTTTTCCATTAGTGGCAAACTTAGATATTAGAAATCTTTCGGTTGCGGTTGTTGATCATGATAAAAGTCCGTACTCAAGACAATTAACAGATAAAATTTTATCATCAACATATTTCAAATTCTCCGGAAGTTTTGACAACTATAATAATGCTTTGGAAAGTGTTGAAAACGACAAGGCCGATTTAATTCTCGAAATTCCATTAAATTTTGAAAAAAATCTTGTCAAAGACGGGAATACACAAGTTTTCATTGCAATAAACGCCGTTGACGGAGTAAAAGGTGGAATGGGAAGTTCATATCTTACAGGCATAATATCCGATTTCAATCAAAACATTCAAACAGAATGGATTCAACCATCATCACGATTATCAATACCGCAAATAGATATCCGTCCTGTATATCTTTATAATCCGACATTACAATACATCTATTTTATGATTCCGGCGATTATTGTCATGATTATGGCTATGTTATGCGGTTTTCTCCCCGCTCTTAATATCGTTGAAGAAAAGGAAAACGGCACAATTGAGCAAATAAACGTTACTCCTGTAAGAAAATCTACATTCATATTATCAAAATTAATCCCATATTGGATAATCGGATTTGTTGTAATAAATATATGCATCGGTGTATCATGGCTTTTCTACGGATTTCTACCTAAAGGTTCAATTCTTACAATTTACTTGTTTTCAATAATATTTATCTTTACATTCTGCGGAATGGGTCTGGTTGTATCTAATTATGCCAATACAATTCAGCAGGCAATGTTTATCATGTTTTTCTTTATCACAACATTTATTTTCTTGAGTGGACTTTTCACTCCGTTTACAAACATGCCGCAATGGACACAAACACTCGGAGTAATCAGTCCGCTGAAATATATAATCGAAGTAACACGAATGGTTTATCTCAAAGGTGCAGTATTTATGGAGATGATTCCACAATTTGTCTCGCTTTTAGTATTAGCTATTCTCTTTAACGGCTGGGCAATATTGAGTTATAAAAAGAGAGCATAA
- a CDS encoding ABC transporter ATP-binding protein: MKVSKNNYQLSIHASELTKIFGSFTAVDKISFEVEKGEIFGFLGANGAGKTTAMRMLCGLSKPTSGEASVAGFNIRTQSEDIKKNIGYMSQKFALYENLKVWENIRLYAGIYGLKGKEISKSTDEMLARLGFESEKNTLVKELPLGWKQKLAFSVSIIHSPQIVFLDEPTGGVDPVTRRQFWELIYQAADKGITVFVTTHYMDEAEYCKRISIMVDGRIEALDTPKRLKQNFNANSMDEVFQELARKSKYIDSLS, from the coding sequence ATGAAAGTTTCAAAAAACAATTATCAATTGTCAATCCATGCAAGCGAATTGACAAAGATCTTCGGTAGTTTTACTGCTGTTGATAAAATTTCTTTTGAGGTTGAAAAAGGCGAGATTTTCGGTTTTCTGGGAGCAAACGGCGCCGGAAAAACTACTGCTATGCGCATGCTTTGCGGACTTAGTAAACCGACATCGGGAGAAGCTTCTGTAGCCGGATTTAATATTAGAACACAATCCGAAGATATTAAGAAAAATATAGGATATATGAGCCAAAAATTTGCATTGTATGAAAACTTAAAAGTATGGGAGAATATTCGTCTTTATGCCGGAATATACGGATTGAAAGGAAAAGAAATCAGTAAAAGTACTGATGAAATGTTGGCTCGGTTAGGTTTTGAAAGCGAAAAAAACACACTCGTAAAAGAACTTCCGCTCGGATGGAAACAGAAGCTGGCTTTCTCTGTATCAATCATACATAGTCCGCAAATTGTTTTTCTGGATGAACCCACCGGCGGCGTTGATCCTGTAACACGCCGGCAATTCTGGGAATTGATATACCAGGCTGCCGACAAAGGAATTACTGTTTTTGTAACCACTCATTATATGGACGAAGCGGAATATTGCAAAAGAATATCTATTATGGTTGACGGTCGTATCGAAGCTCTTGACACACCGAAAAGATTAAAACAAAACTTTAATGCAAACAGCATGGACGAGGTTTTTCAAGAACTGGCAAGAAAATCTAAATATATTGACAGTTTAAGTTAA